A window of Solanum stenotomum isolate F172 chromosome 3, ASM1918654v1, whole genome shotgun sequence contains these coding sequences:
- the LOC125858234 gene encoding proteinase inhibitor type-2-like isoform X2 produces MAVHKQVSFLAYLLLVLGLLLLVSTVEHVDAKACTKECGNLGYGICPRSEGSTENPICTNCCAGYKGCNYYSANGIFICEGQSDPKNPKACPRNCDPDIAYSKCLRSRGKTLIYPTGCTTCCTGYKDCYYFGKDGKFVCE; encoded by the exons atGGCTGTTCACAAACAAGTTAGTTTCCTTGCTTACCTACTACTTGTTCTTG GATTATTACTACTTGTAAGCACGGTGGAACATGTTGATGCCAAGGCTTGTACTAAAGAATGTGGTAATCTTGGCTATGGGATATGCCCACGTTCAGAAGGAAGTACGGAAAATCCCATATGCACCAACTGTTGTGCAGGTTATAAAGGTTGCAATTATTATAGTGCTAATGGGATTTTCATTTGCGAAGGACAATCTGACCCAAAAAACCCAAAAGCTTGCCCCCGAAATTGTGATCCAGACATTGCCTATTCAAAGTGTCTTCGTTCCAGAGGAAAGACGCTAATATATCCCACGGGATGTACCACATGTTGCACAGGGTACAAGGATTGCTACTATTTCGGTAAAGATGGCAAGTTTGTGTGTGAATGA